The DNA segment ATCAAGACGGACAAGAACAGCCTTCAGCGGCGGCAACTGAGAGAACTGGTGGAGATGCGGGTCGTGGACGACCACACCATCGTCCTGGTGACGGACACGCGCAACGTGGTGTTCCTCGACAAGATCAAGACCCGCTTCGTCATGAGCAAGGCTGCCGCGGAGAAGTACGGCAAGGACGTGGACAAGCACCCCATCGGCACCGGACCCTACAAGTTCAAGAGCTTCAAGCGCGACGGCGACCTTGTCCTGGAGCACAACGACGCCTACTGGGGCTCCCCGAAGCCGCAGATCAAGACCATGGTGTGGCGCAAGGTCACCGAGGAGGCCGCCCGGGTCGCGGCCCTGGAGGCCGGACAGGCTGACGTGGTCAACGCGGTGCCCGCCCACGAGGTGGAGCGCCTGAAGAGGAACCCCAGGATCAACATCAAGACGGTGCCCGGGGGGCGCATCTACTTCCTGGCCCTCAACCCGGCGTACAAGCCCTGGGACAACAAGCTCGTGCGGCAGGCGGCCAACTATGCGGTGGACGCCTACCCCATCGTGAAGAACATCTTCGACGGCCTCGGTTTCGTGGTGGAGGGCGCCGCCGCGAAGCAACACATCGGCTACGACCCCAACGCCAAGCGCTATCCCTACGACCCCAAGAAGGCCCGTGAGCTTCTGGCCAAGGCGGGATACCCGGACGGCGTCAACGTAAAGATGTACTATTCCGCGGGACGGTATCCCAAGGACACCGAGGTGGTGCAGGCCATCGCGGCCCAGATGAAGAAGGGCGGTTTCAACATCGAGCTGATCACCCAGGAATGGGTGGTGTTCTGGGGCAAGTCCGGGGTCAACGGCGGCAAGCTGCCCTTCTACCACGTCAGCCGGGGCAGCGTCGTCGACGCGCACACGCACCTGGAACAGTACTTCAAGACCGGCGCGAGCGCCCGTATCGACTACAGCAATTCCGAGTTCGACAGGATCATGGCACTGGAGCAGGCGGAGGCCGATCCCGAGAAGCGTCTCAAGCTGCTGCACCAGTTGGGCCACATCCTGAAAGAGGACTCGCCGTGGGTGCCGTTGTGGGTTCTGGCCGACATCTACGGGGCCGCCAGCAACATCGAGTGGCAGCCTCGTTCCGACGAGAGAATCCGTGCGTGGGAGATGCGGATCAAGGAGTGACGGCGGAACGAAAGCGGAGCGAATGTGACGGGGCCGGT comes from the Deltaproteobacteria bacterium genome and includes:
- a CDS encoding ABC transporter substrate-binding protein: MLLTGSAWAASKDRVVVYHAGSIDSLHPYNHSLGPAYSIWEHMMEPLVQVDEARGAYVPKLAESWELNGKEWTFKLRKGIKFHDGTPLTAHDVEFSFNRIKTDKNSLQRRQLRELVEMRVVDDHTIVLVTDTRNVVFLDKIKTRFVMSKAAAEKYGKDVDKHPIGTGPYKFKSFKRDGDLVLEHNDAYWGSPKPQIKTMVWRKVTEEAARVAALEAGQADVVNAVPAHEVERLKRNPRINIKTVPGGRIYFLALNPAYKPWDNKLVRQAANYAVDAYPIVKNIFDGLGFVVEGAAAKQHIGYDPNAKRYPYDPKKARELLAKAGYPDGVNVKMYYSAGRYPKDTEVVQAIAAQMKKGGFNIELITQEWVVFWGKSGVNGGKLPFYHVSRGSVVDAHTHLEQYFKTGASARIDYSNSEFDRIMALEQAEADPEKRLKLLHQLGHILKEDSPWVPLWVLADIYGAASNIEWQPRSDERIRAWEMRIKE